One genomic window of Motacilla alba alba isolate MOTALB_02 chromosome 3, Motacilla_alba_V1.0_pri, whole genome shotgun sequence includes the following:
- the CNKSR3 gene encoding connector enhancer of kinase suppressor of ras 3: MEPVTKWSPKQVVDWTKGLDDCLQQYVHKFEREKINGEQLLQISHQDLEDLGISRIGHQELVLEAVDLLCALNYGLETDNMKNLVLKLRGSSNNLQNYISSRRKSSNYDGNTSRKPPNEFLTSVVELIGAAKALLAWLDRTPFTGIADFSSMKNRIIQLCLDLTTTVQKDCTVADMEDKVQTVAKTLNGICDKAIRSTTDPLMSQCACLEEVHLTNIKPGEGLGMYIKSTYDGLHVITGTTENSPADRSQKIHAGDEVIQVNRQTVVGWQLKNLVAKLRENPAGVRLLLKKRPTGSFHFTPAPLKNLRWKPPLVQTSPPPVSTQSPESTVDTSLKKEKPAILDLYIPPPPAVPYSPRDEKGSFVYGGGSKRSQPLPGSKGAESPNSFLDQESRRRRFTIADSDQLPGYPMEVNVLPAKMREKTQSYGKPRPLSMPADGSWIAAAEPFSRPRGSGRKGEDVLCRYFSNERIPPIIEESPSTQHPLSRPVSDKHLVRGTDYIRGSRCFMNTDLHNSATIPFQEEGAKKSSVTSSTKSSSAEPSLLVNWFTRLKLLTH, encoded by the exons GCCTGGATGATTGCTTGCAGCAGTATGTCCATAAATTTGAACGGGAGAAGATAAATGGTGAACAGCTGTTACAGATTTCTCACCAGGACCTGGAAGACTTAGGTATCTCACGGATTGGACACCAGGAACTGGTTCTAGAGGCTGTGGATCTCCTGTGTGCACTG AACTATGGCCTTGAAACAGACAATATGAAGAACCTGGTTCTCAAGCTGCGCGGGTCGTCCAACAATCTGCAAAACTACATCAGCAGCCGCAGGAAAAGTTCAAATTATGATGGAAACACCTCTCGCAAGCCCCCCAATGAATTCCTTACTTCTGTCGTCGAGCTTATTGGTGCTGCTAAAGCCTTGCTTGCGTGGTTGGACAG GACCCCATTTACAGGTATTGCTGACTTTTCATCAATGAAGAACAGAATCATTCAGCTCTGCTTGGACCTCACTACTACTGTTCAAAAG gattGCACTGTGGCTGACATGGAAGATAAAGTCCAGACCGTG GCCAAGACTCTAAATGGCATTTGTGATAAAGCCATCCGATCAACTACAGACCCACTGATGAGCCAGTGTGCCTGTCTGGAGGAGGTCCATTTAACCAACATTAAACCTGGGGAAGGCTTG GGAATGTACATCAAATCAACTTATGATGGATTGCATGTAATTACTGGAACTACAGAAAAC TCCCCTGCTGATCGCTCCCAGAAGATTCATGCTGGTGATGAAGTGATACAGGTTAATCGGCAAACTGTG GTTGGATGGCAACTAAAAAATCTGGTGGCAAAGTTGCGAGAGAATCCTGCTGGAGTTAGGCTGCTGCTTAAGAAACGTCCTACCGGCTCTTTTCATTTCACTCCTGCTCCACTGAAAAACCTGCGCTGGAAACCACCCTTGGTGCAG ACCAGTCCTCCACCAGTTTCAACTCAGTCACCAGAAAGCACCGTGGATACCTCACTGAAGAAGGAGAAGCCAGCCATTTTGGATCTGTACATACCCCCTCCACCAGCTGTTCCATATTCTCCTCG AGATGAAAAGGGGAGCTTTGTGTATGGAGGAGGCAGCAAGCGCAGTCAGCCACTACCCGGCTCCAAGGGCGCCGAGTCTCCCAATTCTTTTCTGGATCAGGAGAGCCGGAGGCGGAGGTTCACGATTGCTGATTCAGATCAGCTGCCTGGGTATCCCATGGAAGTAAATGTCCTACCAGCCaagatgagagaaaaaacacagtccTACG GAAAACCTCGTCCTTTGTCAATGCCTGCTGATGGAAGCTGGATAGCAGCTGCAGAACCCTTCTCTAGGCCACGAGGATCAGGAAGAAAAG GTGAAGATGTCCTCTGCAGGTACTTCAGCAATGAAAGGATACCCCCAATCATTGAGGAAAGCCCCTCCACGCAGCATCCGCTCTCCCGGCCAGTGTCTGACAAGCATTTAGTGAGGGGAACGGATTATATTCGAGGCAGCAGGTGTTTTATGAATACAGACCTCCACAACAGTGCAACAATTCCTTTTCAAGAGGAAGGTGCTAAAAAATCATCGGTTACATCATCCACAAAATCCTCCTCGGCTGAGCCCTCACTGCTGGTCAATTGGTTCACGAGACTGAAATTGTTGACTCACTGA